In Erigeron canadensis isolate Cc75 chromosome 7, C_canadensis_v1, whole genome shotgun sequence, one DNA window encodes the following:
- the LOC122607158 gene encoding alpha-L-arabinofuranosidase 1-like: protein MGSSNVIQALILGLLIGCCSFIQCTSTLSDTQATLLVNASQESTRKMPENLFGVSFEEINNAGAGGLWAELVSNRGFEYGGQHSPSLIEPWSIIGDFSLVRVVTDLSSCFKRNPVALRMEVLCDTDGVNACPVGGVGVYNPGYWGMNIQRGKTYKLVLYIRSSDSINVAVSLTDSKGVQTLAATNIIDTDVSNWKKMEILLEANATNHNSRLQFKTNRKGVIWFDQVSLMPMDTYKGHGYRNDLFKMVADMKPGFIRFPGGSFAEGKALINAYWWKDTVGPWEERPGHVNDMWSYWTDDGLGYFEFLQLAEDLGASPIWVFNSGFSQQEAINPSNIKLLVQDALDGIEFARGDPNSTWGSVRADMGHTEPFNLKHVAIGNQDCGRSNYRANYLQFYTAIKEAYPDINLITNCDGSNTRLDHPAELYDYHVYVGANTMYSMAQTFDHTPRVGPKAFVSEYAVTQGDAHSGNLLAALAEAGFLIGIEKNSDVVDMASNAPLFLNANTPSNKGFRPDAIVFDSYRTYGTPSYWMQQFFSMSNGATLLDSTLQTNSSNSLMASAIWFQNPVDKNNYLRVKVVNYGSNKVNLKITFEGSDSHLIDYSKSSKTVLSSTNVMDENSFQTPTKVSPVKSLLKKNKNDINVILPPYSLSSYDLLIVSKSIAMINAENDMYDV, encoded by the exons ATGGGTTCAAGTAATGTCATTCAAGCTCTCATACTTGGGCTTCTTATCGGGTGTTGCTCTTTCATTCAATGTACATCAACTTTGTCGGATACACAAGCAACTCTTCTTGTAAATGCTTCTCAAGAATCCACTAGGAAGATGCCGGAAAATCTGTTTGGTGTTTCCTTTGAG gaGATCAACAATGCTGGTGCAGGCGGGTTGTGGGCAGAGTTAGTAAGCAACAGAG GTTTTGAATATGGTGGACAACATTCTCCTTCTCTTATTGAGCCGTGGTCAATAATTGGAGATTTTTCATTGGTGAGAGTAGTAACAGACCTTTCTTCATGCTTCAAGAGGAATCCTGTGGCACTTCGGATGGAAGTGCTTTGTGACACCGATGGGGTTAATGCTTGTCCAGTTGGAGGTGTTGGTGTATATAATCCTGGATACTGGGGAATG AATATTCAACGCGGGAAAACTTACAAGTTAGTTTTGTATATTCGTTCATCAGATTCAATAAATGTCGCAGTTTCATTGACTGACTCTAAGGGAGTGCAAACACTTGCTGCTACAAATATTAT AGATACTGATGTTTCAAACTGGAAAAAGATGGAAATTTTGTTGGAAGCAAATGCAACGAACCATAATTCAAGATTACAGTTCAAAACAAACAGAAAAGGAGTCATATGGTTTGATCAAGTTTCTCTGATGCCCATGGATACATACAAG GGTCATGGTTACCGAAATGATCTTTTTAAGATGGTTGCGGATATGAAGCCAGGATTTATCAGGTTTCCAG GTGGCAGTTTTGCTGAAGGAAAAGCACTAATAAATGCGTATTGGTGGAAGGATACTGTTGGACCTTGGGAAGAGAGACCAGGACATGTTAATGATATGTGGTCATATTGGACTGATGATGGACTTGGGTACTTTGAATTTCTTCAG CTGGCAGAAGACTTAGGTGCATCACCAATATGGGTATTCAACAGTG GGTTCAGCCAACAAGAGGCGATCAATCCGTCCAACATCAAACTTTTGGTGCAG GATGCTCTTGATGGTATTGAATTTGCTAGAGGTGATCCCAATTCTACATGGGGGTCTGTTCGAGCTGATATGGGGCACACGGAACCATTTAACTTGAAACATGTTGCTATTGGAAACCAAGATTGTGGGAGGAGCAATTACCGTG CAAACTATCTTCAGTTCTATACTGCTATAAAAGAAGCTTATCCAGACATTAATTTGATCACTAACTGTGATGGATCAAATACAAGATTGGATCATCCAGCAGAGCTGTATGATTATCAT GTTTATGTTGGCGCAAACACAATGTATTCTATGGCTCAGACATTTGATCATACACCACGTGTTGGTCCAAAG GCTTTTGTAAGTGAATATGCTGTGACGCAAGGCGATGCTCATTCAGGAAATCTTTTAGCAGCATTAGCAGAAGCTGGATTTCTTATCGGCATAGAGAAAAACAG TGATGTTGTGGATATGGCAAGCAATGCACCTTTGTTTCTGAATGCCAATACTCCCTCAAACAAGGG GTTTAGGCCAGACGCCATAGTCTTTGATTCTTATCGGACTTATGGGACACCAAGCTATTGGATGCAACAATTTTTCTCGATGTCAAATGGTGCAACTCTTCTTGATTCAACCCTCCAAACTAATTCATCAAATTCACTTATGGCATCAGCTATCTGGTTCCAGAACCCGGTAGATAAGAATAACTATTTGAGAGTAAAG GTAGTAAACTACGGAAGTAACAAAGTGAATTTGAAGATAACTTTCGAAGGGTCGGATTCTCACCTAATAGATTATTCTAAGTCATCTAAAACTGTACTTTCTTCCACTAATGTTATGGATGAGAATTCCTTCCAAACTCCTACCAAG GTTTCGCCGGTTAAAAGCTTACTcaagaaaaataagaatgaCATTAATGTCATACTCCCTCCATATTCTTTGTCTTCTTACGATTTGCTAATAGTGTCAAAAAGTATTGCAATGATTAATGCAGAGAATGATATGTATGATGTATAA